One region of Miscanthus floridulus cultivar M001 chromosome 19, ASM1932011v1, whole genome shotgun sequence genomic DNA includes:
- the LOC136528593 gene encoding uncharacterized protein: MGWNSFIFTGEVIHNKKFAVTVRFSSVHNAQIWLLTTVYGPCQGQARDDFVDWLNNLQIDETENWMIVGDFNFYRSLSYRNRDGGNMQDIMVFNEVISNLGLLEIPLKGRNYTWSNMQSVPLLEQIDWVFTSSNWISTYPNTLMLPMARPTSDHTPCKIQIGTSIPKSEVFRFENFWVEHPGFLELVQSTWNINVRATNSATRISAKFKLLRAALKKWSKSLSNLNGTIKDCNFILEILDTLEEQRPLCIQEHNFRIILKQHILRLLKYRKEYWKKRYTIRWTKFGDESTSFFHAAATERYRLNTITSLVAEDGRDVFDHHVKAAILLEEYKGRMGSTSKPTMQYNLDQLVQENNNMDHISTPLTTQDIDNVVKQMTADKSPGPDGFNGRLQLVNSVLSSLPMYAMCSLQVPAAVLEYIDRARRHCLWRGSDTNAKMKPLVAWKKCCKPKKKGGLGIINLKSQNSALLLKHLDKFYNQRDVPWVKLVWSSYYSNGQIPHASTDKGSFWWRDILKLCDLFRGISRCTVGNGSTVLFWSDVWNNNLLQDKFPRLYSYAKNKKMSVAKFLTSNTLDSQFHLPLSEQAYQEYLGLQELIQNIQVHEDSKDSWHYMWGNSSYSSSKFYNFPYKHVSPPAPFLWIWQSKCCNKLRVFTWLLLMDRLNTRNILKRKKHKLEGNNYNCALCNHNVEETALHLFFTCPFSQTCWQHLGVQWNLAMDFFHMLLHAKEGFSNPFFMEVFIISAWQIWKQRNNFIFSRGQPSFLAWKTGFIDEARLQAHRISENKRSPFLSWIDLCT; this comes from the exons ATGGGCTGGAACAGTTTTATCTTCACAGGAGAAGTAATTCATAACAAGAAGTTTGCAGTCACGGTTAGATTCAGCTCTGTCCACAATGCTCAAATTTGGCTCCTCACTACAGTATATGGACCATGCCAAGGCCAAGCCAGAGATGATTTTGTTGATTGGTTGAATAATCTGCAAATCGACGAGACGGAAAATTGGATGATTGTTGGTGATTTCAACTTTTACAGAAGCCTATCTTACAGAAACAGGGATGGGGGCAACATGCAAGACATCATGGTTTTCAATGAAGTAATCAGCAATTTGGGTCTTTTGGAAATACCATTAAAGGGAAGAAATTATACTTGGAGCAACATGCAAAGTGTGCCTCTTCTAGAACAAATTGACTGGGTTTTCACCTCCTCGAACTGGATATCCACTTATCCCAACACTTTAATGCTACCAATGGCAAGGCCAACTTCTGACCACACACCATGCAAAATTCAGATTGGTACCTCAATACCAAAATCAGAAGTTTTCAGATTTGAAAACTTCTGGGTTGAGCACCCTGGCTTCTTAGAGCTGGTTCAATCAACATGGAACATCAATGTTAGAGCAACTAATAGTGCTACCAGGATTTCTGCCAAATTTAAGCTTCTGCGAGCAGCTCTAAAAAAATGGAGTAAGAGCCTATCCAATCTTAATGGCACAATTAAAGACTGCAACTTCATTCTAGAAATCTTGGACACCTTGGAAGAACAAAGGCCCCTGTGCATCCAGGAACACAACTTCAGGATCATCCTAAAGCAGCACATACTCAGACTCTTGAAATATAGAAAGGAATACTGGAAAAAGAGGTACACCATTAGATGGACTAAATTTGGGGATGAAAGCACAAGTTTCTTTCATGCGGCTGCTACAGAAAGGTACAGGTTGAACACCATCACAAGCTTAGTAGCAGAGGACGGAAGGGATGTTTTCGACCATCATGTAAAGGCTGCCATCCTTCTTGAGGAGTATAAGGGCAGAATGGGCAGCACATCAAAACCCACCATGCAATACAATCTGGACCAGCTAGTGCAGGAAAACAATAACATGGATCACATATCTACACCACTCACAACACAAGACATTGACAACGTAGTTAAGCAAATGACTGCTGACAAATCCCCTGGACCTGATGGATTCAATG GGAGGCTTCAATTAGTAAACTCTGTACTGTCATCCCTCCCCATGTATGCTATGTGCTCACTACAAGTTCCAGCTGCAGTCTTGGAATACATCGATAGGGCAAGAAGGCACTGCTTGTGGAGAGGTTCTGACACTAATGCTAAAATGAAACCTTTAGTAGCATGGAAAAAGTGTTGTAAGCCAAAGAAGAAAGGAGGTCTTGGAATTATCAACCTTAAAAGTCAAAACTCAGCCCTGCTTCTCAAACATCTTGATAAATTCTATAATCAGAGAGATGTTCCTTGGGTTAAACTTGTTTGGAGCTCTTACTACTCAAATGGGCAAATACCACATGCTTCAACTGATAAAGGCTCCTTTTGGTGGAGAGACATACTGAAGCTTTGTGACTTATTTAGAGGTATTTCAAGATGTACAGTTGGAAATGGCTCCACTGTTCTTTTTTGGTCTGATGTCTGGAACAACAACTTGCTCCAGGATAAATTTCCCAGATTATATTCatatgcaaaaaacaaaaaaatgtcaGTTGCAAAATTTCTTACAAGTAACACGCTGGATTCTCAATTCCACCTACCTCTATCTGAACAAGCTTATCAGGAATACTTAGGGCTCCAGGAACTCATACAAAACATTCAAGTACACGAAGATTCAAAGGACTCTTGGCATTACATGTGGGGAAATAGCTCATACTCTTCTTCTAAGTTTTACAATTTCCCATACAAGCATGTGTCCCCTCCTGCTCCATTCCTATGGATTTGGCAGTCCAAATGTTGCAACAAGCTTAGGGTGTTCACCTGGTTGTTGCTGATGGACAGACTCAATACCAGAAATATTCTCAAGAGGAAGAAGCACAAGCTTGAAGGAAACAACTATAATTGTGCCTTGTGCAATCACAATGTCGAAGAAACAGCTCTCCATCTCTTCTTCACATGCCCTTTTAGTCAGACTTGTTGGCAGCACCTTGGTGTTCAGTGGAACCTTGCGATGGATTTCTTCCATATGCTGTTGCATGCGAAAGAGGGGTTCTCAAACCCTTTTTTCATGGAAGTATTTATCATCAGTGCTTGGCAAATTTGGAAGCAAAGAAACAACTTCATTTTTAGTAGAGGCCAACCATCCTTCCTTGCTTGGAAAACAGGTTTCATTGATGAAGCTCGCCTACAAGCTCACAGGATCTCTGAAAACAAGCGCTCTCCCTTCCTTTCTTGGATAGATTTGTGTACATAG